From the Maioricimonas rarisocia genome, one window contains:
- a CDS encoding sulfatase-like hydrolase/transferase, whose amino-acid sequence MLRFIAALCLFSTIMGLAATAAADDREGSRPNILFIYTDDHSHRTVSCYPEAYDWVNTPHIDRLAAGGMRFASAYIGTWCMPSRATLLTGHHPYGVESMRMVGTYPGSEYDPEQCRFFPSVFRQNGYQTAQIGKWHTGVDTGFGRDWDHQIVWNRPRYTDNAGNYYYEQMIETDGGDPELVEGYSTDNYTKWAEQYIRGENRAADKPWYLWLCYGAVHGPFTPADRHLDDYSDARVPIPADIYAPRAGKPQYVQDLNLWMKDPAGSGQPVLRGGTVAMATVKPRAGLHGNTIHDWVRQYQQGVLAIDEGVGRLLAALEQTGQADNTLIVFTSDQGFAWGQHGFRHKLAPYDATIRSPLIVRWPGRVPEGTVCNTPVGGVDIVPTFFSAASIDLPWEMHGHDLTPLLEDPEHAWPHPVLTTLTGRRYGSDTNVIPSDPAELHLAGVPWWVSLRHGKYKYIRTLVEGEIEELYDLRADPEEMNNLALDADYADVVRRFRGAQMAELKRTGAGFVDALPEVAPLSP is encoded by the coding sequence ATGTTGCGCTTCATCGCTGCTTTGTGCCTGTTCTCCACAATCATGGGACTCGCTGCGACCGCAGCTGCCGACGACCGGGAGGGATCACGGCCGAACATCCTGTTCATCTACACCGACGACCATTCGCACCGTACGGTCAGCTGCTATCCCGAAGCGTACGACTGGGTGAACACGCCGCACATCGATCGACTGGCGGCCGGCGGAATGCGGTTCGCTTCCGCCTACATTGGAACGTGGTGCATGCCTTCCCGGGCCACACTGCTGACCGGGCATCATCCTTACGGCGTCGAATCAATGCGGATGGTGGGGACCTATCCGGGAAGCGAATACGATCCCGAGCAGTGCCGGTTCTTTCCCAGTGTCTTTCGGCAGAACGGCTACCAGACGGCCCAGATCGGCAAATGGCACACCGGCGTCGACACCGGCTTCGGTCGCGACTGGGACCACCAGATCGTCTGGAACCGGCCTCGCTACACCGACAACGCCGGCAACTACTACTACGAACAGATGATTGAGACCGACGGCGGCGATCCCGAACTCGTCGAAGGGTACTCGACCGACAACTATACGAAGTGGGCCGAGCAGTACATTCGCGGCGAGAACCGCGCTGCCGACAAGCCGTGGTACCTGTGGCTCTGCTACGGCGCTGTCCACGGACCGTTTACCCCGGCCGACCGGCATCTGGATGACTACTCCGATGCCCGCGTCCCGATTCCTGCGGACATCTACGCTCCCCGCGCCGGCAAGCCGCAGTACGTTCAGGACCTCAACCTGTGGATGAAGGATCCGGCCGGCAGTGGTCAGCCGGTGCTACGGGGGGGCACGGTCGCAATGGCGACTGTCAAACCGCGGGCGGGTCTGCACGGGAACACGATTCACGACTGGGTGCGGCAATACCAGCAGGGAGTGCTGGCAATCGATGAGGGAGTGGGACGGCTGCTGGCGGCCCTCGAACAGACGGGGCAGGCGGACAACACGCTGATTGTCTTCACGTCCGACCAGGGCTTTGCGTGGGGACAGCACGGCTTCCGTCACAAGCTGGCACCGTACGACGCGACGATCCGCTCGCCGCTGATCGTCCGCTGGCCGGGACGTGTGCCGGAAGGAACGGTCTGCAACACGCCGGTGGGGGGCGTCGACATTGTGCCGACTTTCTTCTCCGCGGCGTCGATCGACCTGCCGTGGGAGATGCACGGCCACGACCTGACGCCACTGCTGGAAGACCCGGAGCACGCATGGCCACATCCGGTCCTGACGACGCTGACCGGCCGGCGGTACGGCAGCGATACGAACGTGATTCCGTCTGATCCGGCGGAGCTTCACCTGGCGGGCGTTCCGTGGTGGGTCTCCCTGCGTCACGGGAAATACAAGTACATCCGGACTCTTGTCGAGGGAGAGATCGAAGAGCTGTACGATCTCAGGGCTGATCCTGAGGAAATGAACAATCTCGCGCTCGATGCCGATTATGCCGACGTCGTCCGTCGCTTCCGCGGAGCGCAGATGGCCGAGCTCAAGCGGACCGGAGCCGGCTTTGTCGACGCGCTCCCGGAGGTGGCCCCGCTCTCACCGTAG
- a CDS encoding sulfatase family protein, with protein sequence MSRMSRNILTLVFLLPLSLPSASAAAQDKPNVILIMTDNHGPWTLGCYGNEDVRTPHIDRLADEGALFTRAFANNAVCSPTRATVLTGLMPCQHGVHRYLGGGAAQVGPDAYNMLEEFETIPSLLVDAGYTAGLSGKWHLGGNMQPQEGFTYWITKPHGSSAGFYDQDVIENGEIRKEPQYLTELWTDHAIRFIEQNHERPFFLFLAYNGPYGLGRAMREPIRNRHRDYYADHDLPSFPRTRPEPWNYNYGEWIGDLQIARKYAAEVSGIDDGVGRVMQTLRELDLDDDTLVIFTADQGLSGGHAGYWGMGDHTRPLTAFDWTMTIPLIIRQPGKIPSGQRLDNLVSNYDLFPTLLSYLGMEAKLPNSRSYPGRDFSPQLRGEELDWENVHFYEFENVRAIRTDRWKYIERFNQSPNELYDLAADPDEHQNLYGEREHAATVQELRRRLHRFFDDHADPKWDLWHGGGSKTDLMTEQFFGLQNPYRPSRYAPNQPVTPARAP encoded by the coding sequence ATGTCCAGGATGTCGCGGAACATTCTTACGCTCGTATTTCTGCTTCCTCTGTCGCTGCCGTCGGCCTCTGCCGCGGCGCAGGACAAGCCGAACGTCATTCTCATCATGACCGACAACCACGGTCCATGGACGCTCGGCTGCTACGGAAACGAAGATGTCCGTACGCCGCACATCGACCGGCTGGCAGACGAAGGAGCGCTGTTCACGCGTGCGTTCGCGAACAACGCCGTCTGCTCCCCCACTCGGGCAACGGTTCTCACCGGACTGATGCCCTGCCAGCACGGCGTGCATCGCTATCTGGGGGGAGGAGCGGCCCAGGTCGGCCCCGATGCGTACAACATGCTCGAGGAGTTCGAGACGATTCCCAGTCTGCTGGTCGATGCCGGCTACACGGCGGGGCTGTCCGGCAAGTGGCACCTGGGCGGCAACATGCAGCCGCAGGAAGGCTTCACGTACTGGATCACCAAGCCGCATGGTTCGAGCGCCGGGTTCTACGACCAGGACGTGATCGAGAACGGCGAGATCCGCAAAGAGCCGCAGTACCTGACCGAGCTGTGGACCGATCATGCCATCCGGTTCATCGAACAGAACCACGAGCGGCCCTTCTTCCTGTTCCTCGCCTACAACGGTCCGTACGGACTGGGACGGGCGATGCGGGAACCGATCCGCAACCGGCACCGCGACTACTACGCCGACCATGACCTGCCGTCGTTTCCCCGGACCAGACCAGAGCCCTGGAACTACAACTACGGCGAATGGATCGGCGACCTGCAGATTGCCCGCAAGTACGCCGCCGAGGTGAGTGGGATCGACGACGGTGTCGGCCGTGTCATGCAGACACTCCGCGAACTGGATCTTGACGATGACACGCTGGTGATCTTCACGGCCGATCAGGGGCTCTCGGGAGGTCACGCCGGCTACTGGGGAATGGGAGATCACACCCGGCCGCTCACGGCGTTCGACTGGACGATGACGATCCCGCTGATCATCCGGCAACCGGGGAAGATCCCCTCCGGGCAACGGCTCGACAATCTGGTCAGCAATTACGATCTGTTCCCGACGCTGCTCAGCTATCTCGGGATGGAAGCGAAGCTCCCCAATTCCCGATCTTACCCCGGGCGGGACTTCTCGCCGCAGCTGCGTGGCGAAGAACTCGACTGGGAAAACGTCCACTTCTACGAGTTCGAGAATGTGCGGGCGATCCGGACCGATCGATGGAAGTATATCGAGCGATTCAACCAGAGCCCCAACGAGCTGTACGATCTTGCCGCCGATCCTGACGAACACCAGAACCTGTACGGCGAGCGTGAGCACGCGGCGACCGTGCAGGAACTGCGGAGACGGCTGCATCGGTTCTTCGACGACCATGCCGACCCGAAATGGGATCTGTGGCACGGCGGAGGCTCGAAGACGGATCTGATGACCGAGCAGTTCTTCGGCCTGCAGAATCCGTATCGCCCTTCGCGGTATGCCCCGAATCAGCCGGTGACGCCGGCCAGGGCTCCGTAA
- a CDS encoding outer membrane protein assembly factor BamB family protein, with protein MSASRPRKAVALLAGLMVLVGASAIASLQSPQVAQWLFPPEPPPPMETGDRLPTEPQEVLLEAASEPTEVPEGWPNLFGPRKDCTSPETDVVMSWDEEGPPELWRMDVGIGYSSPVAADGRVLLFHRVEDEEILACLNAESGEMIWEHRYPCFYKCKYEHSSGPYSTPIIHEGSVFIQGAEGFLKRLSFETGEVIWERNLSTDYAVPENYYAVGHTPLLEGDRLIINVGGTVDESGIVAIATGTGETIWTATTQGASYSTPQAATIHDQRYVFVMTAAGLVALDPEDGTVFFERAWRARHREAVTATSPLIYGDLVVVSVYQKGTLCIRVLPDRTFEEVWMARREFVSQFNPMTCVDGYVYGWNNLDKSFRCFDITSCEVQWKWWAPIGRGTHVLVGDQFIVFGESGQLAVVDANPQELIHTSLTKANVPLEREAFSAPALADGLLLLRNEKQLVCLDLRP; from the coding sequence ATGTCTGCCTCCCGTCCCCGCAAAGCGGTCGCCCTTCTCGCGGGCCTGATGGTTCTCGTCGGTGCCTCAGCCATCGCCAGCCTGCAGAGTCCCCAAGTGGCGCAGTGGCTGTTTCCGCCCGAGCCTCCTCCTCCAATGGAGACGGGAGACCGTCTCCCGACGGAGCCGCAGGAGGTGCTGCTCGAAGCGGCATCGGAGCCGACGGAAGTTCCCGAAGGATGGCCGAACCTGTTCGGGCCCCGCAAGGACTGCACGTCCCCCGAAACGGACGTCGTGATGTCGTGGGACGAAGAGGGCCCGCCGGAACTGTGGCGGATGGACGTGGGGATCGGCTACAGCTCTCCGGTCGCCGCCGATGGTCGCGTGCTTCTGTTTCACCGCGTCGAAGACGAAGAGATTCTCGCCTGCCTGAACGCCGAATCGGGCGAGATGATCTGGGAACACCGATATCCCTGCTTCTACAAGTGCAAATACGAGCACAGCAGCGGGCCGTACAGCACGCCGATCATTCACGAGGGTTCGGTGTTCATCCAGGGGGCCGAGGGATTCCTGAAGCGGCTGTCGTTCGAAACCGGAGAGGTGATCTGGGAACGGAACCTGTCGACCGACTACGCCGTCCCCGAAAACTACTATGCGGTCGGCCACACGCCGCTGCTCGAAGGAGATCGGCTGATCATCAACGTCGGCGGTACGGTGGATGAGTCCGGCATCGTTGCGATCGCGACCGGGACGGGGGAAACGATCTGGACGGCAACGACGCAGGGAGCATCCTACTCCACGCCGCAGGCCGCCACGATTCACGATCAGCGGTACGTTTTCGTGATGACCGCCGCCGGACTGGTGGCACTCGATCCGGAGGACGGCACCGTCTTTTTCGAACGGGCGTGGCGGGCCAGGCACCGGGAAGCGGTGACCGCGACGTCACCTCTGATCTACGGCGACCTGGTTGTCGTTTCGGTCTACCAGAAGGGGACGCTCTGCATCCGCGTGCTGCCGGACCGGACGTTCGAAGAAGTCTGGATGGCCCGGCGGGAGTTCGTCAGCCAGTTCAATCCGATGACCTGCGTCGACGGGTACGTGTACGGCTGGAACAACCTCGACAAGAGCTTCCGCTGCTTCGACATCACCAGCTGCGAGGTGCAGTGGAAATGGTGGGCCCCCATCGGCCGGGGGACGCACGTGCTCGTCGGGGATCAGTTCATCGTCTTCGGCGAGTCGGGGCAGCTTGCGGTCGTCGACGCCAATCCGCAGGAGCTGATTCACACCAGCCTGACGAAGGCGAACGTGCCGCTCGAGCGGGAGGCGTTTTCGGCACCGGCCCTGGCGGACGGCCTGCTGCTGCTGCGGAACGAAAAGCAGCTGGTCTGCCTGGACCTGCGGCCGTAG
- a CDS encoding FHA domain-containing protein: MDALAQLTVTDGPDRGRLFPIADDLVHVGRGAENQFVLTAPDLADHQASIVRRQNRFAIFAPEQTRVVVDGNAIPTERWVWLPVSATIQLGSETAIRFEANQAAVEVPTTGKPANGNTESGKAEGSSVIRKRRRNGSTQSSQTIRTRKPRQAARKAQVAKFITDRPGETLVRLGEDGHLPELQLSESDAPRKTERSTRQQSPVVLYAVLTTSFLVSLALLLVDPNPASTQSRDTSSARAVIRDFYGDAESEPQPYQKLLRQALIEHSQGDEREEKRLYRRVLRMLNSADIVDPHNLNGLTGKETGRGRSSDEDLRAALETLLAE; this comes from the coding sequence ATGGACGCTCTGGCACAGCTTACGGTAACGGACGGGCCGGATCGCGGTCGGTTGTTTCCGATTGCGGACGATCTCGTTCACGTCGGTCGCGGTGCCGAGAATCAGTTTGTGCTGACCGCTCCCGATCTGGCGGACCACCAGGCGAGCATCGTCCGTCGGCAGAACCGCTTCGCCATCTTTGCTCCGGAACAGACGCGCGTTGTCGTCGACGGCAACGCGATTCCGACCGAGCGGTGGGTCTGGCTGCCGGTCTCGGCGACGATTCAACTCGGGAGCGAGACCGCCATCCGCTTCGAAGCGAATCAGGCCGCCGTCGAAGTTCCGACCACCGGCAAGCCGGCCAACGGCAATACCGAGTCCGGTAAGGCGGAAGGCTCATCGGTCATCCGCAAACGCCGTCGCAACGGCAGTACACAGTCGTCGCAGACGATCCGGACCCGCAAGCCGCGGCAGGCCGCCCGCAAGGCCCAGGTGGCCAAGTTTATTACCGACCGACCGGGCGAAACGCTCGTTCGGCTCGGCGAGGACGGGCATCTTCCCGAACTGCAGCTGAGTGAAAGCGACGCCCCGCGGAAGACCGAGCGGTCCACCAGGCAGCAAAGCCCCGTCGTTCTGTACGCGGTGCTGACCACAAGTTTTCTTGTTTCGCTGGCACTGCTGCTCGTCGATCCGAATCCGGCGAGTACTCAGTCGCGGGACACGTCATCGGCCCGGGCCGTCATTCGGGACTTTTACGGAGATGCCGAGTCGGAGCCGCAACCGTATCAGAAGCTCCTGCGGCAGGCGCTCATCGAGCATTCGCAGGGGGACGAGCGAGAGGAGAAACGTCTGTATCGCCGGGTGCTGAGAATGCTCAACTCGGCGGACATCGTGGACCCGCACAATCTGAACGGCCTGACGGGCAAGGAGACCGGCCGCGGTCGCAGCAGCGACGAAGACCTTCGAGCCGCTCTGGAGACACTGCTTGCCGAGTGA
- a CDS encoding type II secretion system F family protein: protein MFAVRVYASGMTTVPMAINEIVLSPWGASGLMGASVFIVAWTLSRLLASEDLQQDDEWRYDVNRINELRRTSLFYRLLQPLIQALAALNRRAFANDIPEVNRQILAAGHSRYWTGAEWLARIEIIAMMASVPLMYATIAMMGPPGVVLGIVLSVLVGVMLRRRLASQARYRLWQIKLRLPFLLDLLTLLMEAGSTFLLALQEAVHEFRDHPVGEEFGRVLAEMNMGKSRTAALESLRQRLADDEIGSIVGSIIQGEQLGTPLAILFRTQADVLRIKRTQRAETIAGEAAVKMLLPAVLIMAATVLIILGPFVLSFMRGEFLG, encoded by the coding sequence GTGTTCGCGGTTCGAGTTTACGCCTCCGGAATGACGACCGTGCCGATGGCCATCAACGAGATCGTGCTCTCTCCCTGGGGAGCCAGCGGGCTGATGGGGGCTTCGGTCTTCATCGTCGCCTGGACACTCAGCCGGCTGCTGGCCAGCGAAGATCTGCAGCAGGACGATGAGTGGCGGTACGACGTCAACCGGATCAACGAACTCCGGCGGACCAGTCTGTTCTACCGGCTGCTCCAGCCGCTCATTCAGGCATTGGCGGCCCTCAATCGCCGGGCGTTCGCGAACGACATTCCGGAAGTGAACCGGCAGATCCTTGCCGCCGGACATTCGCGCTACTGGACCGGTGCCGAGTGGCTCGCCCGCATCGAGATCATCGCGATGATGGCCTCGGTCCCGCTGATGTACGCCACGATCGCGATGATGGGACCGCCCGGCGTCGTGCTGGGGATCGTGCTGTCGGTCCTGGTCGGCGTGATGCTGCGGCGGCGACTCGCGTCGCAGGCCCGTTATCGGCTGTGGCAGATCAAGCTGCGGCTGCCGTTTCTGCTCGACCTGCTGACGCTGCTGATGGAAGCCGGCTCGACGTTCCTGCTGGCCCTGCAGGAGGCGGTGCACGAGTTCCGGGACCATCCGGTCGGCGAAGAATTCGGCCGCGTGCTCGCCGAGATGAACATGGGGAAAAGCCGGACCGCCGCCCTGGAGTCGCTGCGGCAGCGGCTGGCTGATGACGAGATCGGCAGCATCGTCGGTTCGATCATTCAGGGAGAACAGCTCGGCACTCCGCTGGCGATCCTGTTCCGTACGCAGGCAGACGTGCTGCGGATCAAACGGACACAGCGGGCCGAAACCATTGCCGGCGAGGCGGCGGTCAAGATGCTTCTGCCGGCCGTACTGATTATGGCGGCGACGGTACTGATCATCCTCGGACCATTCGTGCTCAGTTTCATGCGGGGCGAGTTTCTTGGCTGA
- a CDS encoding TatD family hydrolase → MYYIDPHVHMVSRVTDDYERMARMNCVAVSEPAFWAGFDRGSVDGFRDYFEHLTGFEPKRASWSGIQHYTWLCINAKEAENVELAREVISIIPEYLNRPGVLGIGEIGLNKNTMNESTIFREHLDLAAKTNELVLIHTPHLQDKYKGTRMIVDMLQERNDISAERVCIDHVEEHTVRLAKDGGFWCGMTLYPTTKCTPARAADIIERYGDDRIMVNSAGDWGPSNPLAVPDFIQEMRRRGHSEEKIKKVVYENPLEFFRQCSRFEFTPPE, encoded by the coding sequence ATGTACTACATCGATCCACACGTTCACATGGTCTCCCGCGTCACCGACGACTACGAACGGATGGCCCGGATGAACTGCGTCGCTGTCAGCGAGCCTGCATTCTGGGCCGGCTTCGATCGCGGCTCGGTCGATGGCTTCCGGGACTACTTCGAGCACCTCACCGGCTTCGAACCGAAGCGGGCGAGCTGGAGCGGCATTCAGCACTACACCTGGCTGTGCATCAACGCCAAGGAAGCCGAGAACGTCGAGCTCGCCCGGGAGGTCATCTCGATCATTCCCGAATACCTCAATCGACCCGGCGTGCTCGGAATCGGGGAAATCGGCCTGAACAAGAACACGATGAACGAGTCGACGATCTTTCGCGAGCACCTCGACCTGGCCGCGAAAACGAACGAACTCGTCCTCATCCACACGCCCCACCTGCAGGACAAGTACAAGGGGACGCGGATGATCGTCGACATGCTGCAGGAGCGAAACGACATCTCCGCCGAGCGCGTCTGCATCGACCATGTCGAAGAGCACACCGTTCGCCTGGCAAAGGATGGCGGCTTCTGGTGCGGCATGACGCTCTACCCCACGACCAAGTGTACACCGGCCCGCGCCGCAGACATCATCGAGCGGTACGGCGACGATCGCATCATGGTGAACTCGGCCGGCGACTGGGGCCCGTCGAACCCGCTGGCCGTTCCGGACTTCATCCAGGAGATGCGCCGCCGCGGCCACTCCGAAGAGAAGATCAAAAAGGTCGTCTACGAGAATCCGCTGGAGTTCTTCCGGCAGTGTTCGCGGTTCGAGTTTACGCCTCCGGAATGA